The DNA window ACGTCGTGGCCGCGAGCGCCCACACGTCCTGCGTGGGGTGGGCGTGGGTGCGGGCGTCCTGCTGCTCCGGCGGCGCCCACAGGACCGAGAAGCCGTCCAGCCGTCCGGGTTCGAGCTCGCCAATGGGGGCGGCCACGCCGAAGTCCGCCAGGACGGGCCGCCCGTAGGCGTCCAGCATAATATTGGAGGGCTTGATGTCGCGGTGGACGAGTCCCGCCCGGTGCAGCGCCTCGACCCCGCCGCACACGCGGATGATCAGGTCCAAGGTCCGGTCCACGGCCATGGGGCGGGCCCGCGCCTGCTCGCCGACGTCCGCCACGGGGCAGTACTCCATGATGAGGTAGGGGCGCCCGTCCGCGGTGGTTCCGGCGCCGTGGAGCTCGATGACGGCCGGGTGGCCGGCGACGGCGGCCGTCGCGTCGGCCTCGCGGTGCATCTCGTCGACGCTTCCGCTCTCCGTGGGGTCGCGCACCACCTTGACGGCCACGTCCCGGGCTGGCAGGAACTGGCGGTACAGGTGCACGTCGGCGAAGCCTCCGGAGCCGAGTGCGCGCACCCAGGTCAGGCCCTCGATCTCGGGCGGGGGCGCGATCCTGTGGACCATCAGTTGTCCTTCCTTCCGCTGTCCTTCCCCTTGCGGCGGCGGGATGCCCGACGACGACGGCGCCGGGCGCGCAGTGAGCGCGGGGACAGGGTCCGGCGCGCGCGGGCGAACGGCCCGGTCGAGCGCCGCATCCCCCGTCGCAGCGCGTCCACCTCCGTCCAGGCGGTGCGGGCCTCCTCAGGCGTGGTGGCCCCCTCGGCGAAGCTGGCGACGTCGGCGCGCCGGGCGATGGAGACGACGACGGGGACGGCCTCGTCGGGGTCCGACCAGCCGGTCACGGGTCTGCGCGGCGCCGCGGCGGCGCCCGGGGCCGGGTTCGTCTCCGGAGCGGGGATCGGCTCCGGTTCCGGAGCGGGGGCCGTCTCCGGAGACGACGCCGGGGCCGGGGCGGGCGCCGGAGAAGAGTCCGGAGCTGGTTTCGGAGCAGGGATCGCCTCCGGTTCCGAGGCGGGGGCCGTCTCCGGGGTGGGAGCCGACAAGGACGTAACAGCCGACGCCGGCGTAGGGGCCGACGGGGAGACTGGGGCAGACGCCGGCGTGGACGCAGACAGCAGAGCGGCGGCCGACGCCGGCGTAGGGGCCGACGGGGAGACCGGGGCAGACGCCGGCGTGGACGCAGACAACGACGCAACAGCCGTCTCCGGAGTAGGGGCCGACAATGAAACCGGGGCCGACGCCGGGGGCAGCGCCGGAATCGACGCCGGAGCGGGGGCGGGGAGCGACCCCGGGGCGAAGGACGGGGGCATGGCGGGACTCGTCCCCGGCGCCGGCGCGGCATCCGTCCTCGGCTCCGGGTCGGCCTGTCGCGGCAGGCCGGCCTCTCGCACCGGGCTGGCCTCCGGCGGCGAGCTCGGCACCGGGCCAATCTCTGAGGGCGGGCTGGCCTCCTCGGCCGGCCCAGCCTCCGGCGGCGAGTCGGTCTCCTCGGCCGAGCCAGCCTCTCGCACCGGGCTGGCCTCCGGCGGCGGGCCGACCTCCGAAACCGGCCCAGCCTCCGGCGGCGGGCCGAGCTCCGTCGCCGGCCCGGTCTCCTCGGCCGCCCCCTTCGCCGCGGCCGGCCCGGCCTCCGCCGCCGGACCGAGCTCGTCGGCGAGCATCCAGGCGGCCTCCTGGCGGGTGAGATGGACGGGGACGTCAATGCCCGAGTCGGTCGCCAGGTCGACGACCTCGTCCCAGGATCCGGTCAGAGCGCGGGCGGGCTCGGCCCGGCGCCGTCGGCGCCGCCGCAGCGCCTTGGCCGCGACGATGAGGACCACCGGTCCCACGAGCAGCAGCAGGCCGGCGCCGGCCGCGCCGATAATCCCCCAGGGCAGGGAGCGGTCCTCGTCGTTCGGCTGGCCGGCCGGCTTGTCCGACGTCGAGGGGGGCAGCTCGACGGGGGCGTCGGGCGGCTCGGGTGGCTGGAGGACCTGGGGCTGGGGCACGGATCGCGGCCGGGTGACCTCGGTCTGCGGGGTCTGGTCGTAGGGCGGGGTGGGGTCGAAGGTCTGCCAGCCGACGCCGTCGAACTCGACCTCGACCCACACGTGCACGTCGCCGCCGTGCAGGGCGGCGCTCTGGCCGCCGCCGGGCGGGTAGAGCCCCATGACGACGCGGGCGTTGACGCCCAGGGAGTGCAGCATGAGGGCCATGAGGGCCGCGTACTGCTCGTCGTCGCCGATGAGCTGGTCGGCCTCGAGCATGCGCTGGAGGCGGTCGCTGCGGTGGCCGGGCCGCGAGGCCGCGGTGTCCTCGTTGGAGTAGTAGCCGTTGGTCGTCAGGTACCGTTCAATGGCGCGGGCGCGGGCGAGCGGGGTCTGTTCGGATCCGGCGACCCGGGTGGCCAGGTCGGACACGACCTGCGGCACGTGGCGGTCCTCGCCCCTGGGCGGGGGCGCCTCGACGCCCTGGAGCTGGCCGTCGGACCACTCGGGCTCCACCATGGTGTCCAGGCTGTAGGTCATGGAGGCGGTGGGGCCGGTGGTGAGCAGGGCCTGGGCCCAGCGGTTCAGGTGCAGTCCGTCCTGCTGGGCGACGGCGTCGCCCCCGGTGAAGGTCAGGGCGGTGACGGCGCCCGTGGTGGGGACCCACGGGCCGAGCAGGCCGGAGGAGCTTATGGTCATCTGGGCCGGGGCGGAGTCGTCGGGGACGTCGAAGGCGGGCATTCTGGTGCCCACGCTCAGGTAGCCGTCGCCGGGGTGGGTGCCGGCCGGGCTCATGGTGAAGGTGGTGCCGTCGTAGACGTCCATGGCGGCCAGGCGGAGTCGGGCCCCCTCCGGCAGGCCGGCGACCTGGACCAGGGTCGTCTCCTCCAGGTCCGAAGTGTAGTGGCGGAAGGCGGCCAGCGGCGAGGGGTACTGGCGGGCGTCCAGCGGCGGGGTGATCAGGTCGCGCCCCACGACCCGCTGCCACGGGCCGAGCCCGGCGGTGGCGGCCAGGCCGGTGCCCCCGGCCAGGGCCAGTGTGAGCGCGGCGACGACGACCCTCCGGCCGGTGCGCGCGACGGCGCGGGAGGCCCCGCGCGTGGCGGTGCGGGTCATGGTCAGACCCACCGCGGTGCGCCCGACGCGGATGTCCTCGCCGGACTCCAGGCTCATGCGGCTGCCGATCCAGGCCCACCACGCCAGTACGGCGCAGAACCAGGCGACGGCGGGCCACACGGCGGGGCGCACGCCGGTCGGCCCGAAGGCGATGCCCAGGGCGCCCAGGAGCATAATGGGCGCGGTGCCCAGCATGGGGCGGCGCGCGCGCACGGTGAGCAGGCCCGCCGCCAGGGAGCACAGGAGCCCGGACATCCAGGGCATGACCGCCGGGCCGACGTAGGCGGAGGCCAGCGGCATGAGGGTCAGCAGGTCCTTCCAGGACCGGACCGTCTGGATGACGAGGGTCTGGATGGTCAGCGCCGTGGGCACGACGCCGTGCACGGTCGTCGTGGGCAGGGCGGCCGCCCCGCCGCCCAGCAGGTGGGCGGCGAGCACCGCCGCGAGCGTGGACAGCGCGTCCCAGCGCCACCGGGTGGAGGCCGCGGCGATGAGCAGGCCGACGGCGCAGCCGGCGCCCGCGGCCCGCAGGCCCGCGCCGTCGCCGAAGACGGGCTCGTGCAGGCAGGCGACCGGGGCCAGGAGGGCGGCCACGACGAGGAGGCGCCACAGGGCGGGGCGGGGCGGGCCGGCGGGCGGGGGCGGGGGCGGGGCGGGCCGGCGGCGGGGGGCGGTGTCCTCGGATCGGCGCGGGCTCATGAGGCCGTTCCCGCCAGCAGCAGCAGGTGGGGCAGGTCCTCCACCGAGGGGCAGTCCACGAGGCTGCCCCGCTCCACGCTCAGGCGTCTGCGCACCGCGCCCGTGCGGATCCTCAGGACCCCGGCGGCGACGTCGGGGCCGGCGGGGGCCAGCAGGCCGGTGGCCTCCTCGTCGTCGGTGTCGGGGCCGACGACGACGGTGAGGGCGGACAGGTCGGGGTGTTCGGCCACCGCCCGGCGGACCACGTCGGCCAGGGGGTCCGCGCCGGCGTCGTCGGGCTCGAGCTCGGCCAGGGCGTCCATGAGGCCGACGGGGGCGGAGGTGGGCAGCCAGCCGGCGCGCCCGCGCAGCCACACGGTGCGCGAGCGGGTCATGTCCGCCAGGGCGAGGGAGGCGGCCACGGACACGGCCGTCTCGAAGTCGTCGCGCGGCCAGGCCCCGCCGCGGGTGTCCAGGACGAGCAGGTGGTGGGAGCGGCGGGTCTCCTCGAACTGGCGCACGACGAGCCGCCCCAGGCGGGCGGAGGAGGCCCAGTGGACGTGGCGGCGGTCGTCGCCGGGCTCGTAGTCGCGCAGCGCGTGGAAGGCCACGTCGGAGGAGGACAGTTTGGCGGTGACCACGCCCTCGACGTCGAGCTGGAAGCCGGTGGCCTCGAAGGGGACGCGGACGGTGCGCGGGTGCACGTGGAGGGTCTCGGGGTTGTCCCAGGTGCTCACGCGGCGCACCAGGCCCAGGGCGTCGGCGCGCACCGCGTGGGCGGGGCCGATGCGGATCAGGCCGCGGCGGCGGGTGACCACGGAGAAGACCTCGTTCCAGGTCTCGTGGCCCGCCAGGGGCGGCACGAGGATCTGGCCGGCGCCGGAGCCGATGGGCAGCTCGATCACCCCGGCGCCGGCCCGCCGGGCGCGCCGGTTGGTGACCGCGATCTCACCGATCGCCGTCTGCCCGGCAACCACCCGGCGGTTGGACAGCCGCAGCGACACCGCGTGGGGGCTGGGGACGGCCACCTGGGCCAGCGCCACCAGGAGGACGACGGCGCAGCAGCAGGCGATCGCGCAGGCCTCGACCCACCCGGCCGCGGCGGCGACCAGGGCGGCGGCCAGGCCCGTGACGGCGACCGCCCGGCCCGCCGGGGTCAGGATCCGCAGCGGCCCGGCCGCCCGTCCCAGCGCGCCCCCCAGCCGGCGGACGGGCGCCGCGAGCGGGCGGAGCGGGCCCCGGGTCCCGCCCGCGCGCTCGTCCCGGACCCGCGGGCCGTCCGGCGGAGGCGGACCGGCCGCGCTCATGCGTCCGCGGCGGGGGCCGGCACGGAGGTCAGAGCGCGGGCGACGACGCCCTCGGCGGTGGCGCCGGAGAAGGCGGCGTCGGGGTCGACCACGACCCGGTGCACCCACACCGGACCGGCCAGGGCCTTGACGTCGTCGGGCAGGACGAAGTTGCGCCCCTGGGCGGCCGCCCACACCCGGGCGCAGCGCACCATGGCTATGGCCCCGCGGGTGGACACGCCCAGGCGGGCGGAGTCGTCCTCGCGGGTGGCCTCGGCCAGGGCCGCCACGTAGTCGAGCACGGACCTGTCGGTGTGGTTGCGCGCGGCCAGGGCGGACAGGGCCGTGAGCTGCTCGGCGGTGACAATGGGGCGGACCAGGCGCGAGCGGTTGGGGGCGGCGGCGCCCTCCAGGACGTCGATCATGGCGGCGCGGGCCGGGTAGCCGATGGAGGTCTTCATGAGGAAGCGGTCGAGCTGGGCCTCGGGCAGGGGGTAGGTGCCGGCCTGCTCGATGGGGTTCTGGGTGGCGATGACAATGAAGGGGCGGGGGGCCGGGTGGGTGACCCCGCCGACCGTCACCTGCGACTCCTCCATGACCTCCAGCAGCGCCGACTGGGTCTTGGGGCTGGCCCGGTTGACCTCGTCGGCCAGGACGACCTGGGCGAACACGGGGCCGGCCTGGAAGACCCAGTCCCCCGTCTTCTGGTCGTAGATGCTCACCCCCGTGATGTCGCTCGGCAGCAGGTCGGGGGTGAACTGGATGCGCGACTGCGTGCCGTCAATGACGGCGGCCATGGCCCGGGCCAGGGCGGTCTTGCCGGTGCCCGGGGCGTCCTCCAGCAGGAGGTGCCCATCGGAGAGCATGGTGGTCAGGGCCAGGCGGATGGTGGACTCCTTGCCCAGCAGGGCGACGGCGATGCCGTTGACCAGGGCGGCGAAGGTGCGGGCGAAGCGGGTCGCGTCCTCGGAGCTGATGGGCATGTGCGCGGTTCCTCGGGGTCGGTGGGGCGGGATGCGGGGGCGGCGGCGGCGCCGGCGGTCAGGGGCCGGTACAGGTCACCAGCTCGGCGGCGTGGGCGTCGAGCGCGCCCTGGGTGGTGTAGCCGACGGCGATCCCCGAGGGCACGGGGGTCGTGCCGGTCAGGGTCACGGCGGGGGCGGTCAGGGGCCGGTTCGGGTTGGCGGGGTCCGTCAGGTCGCTGGCGACGGTGCAGGTCATCGACCCCAGGGACGCCGGCCAGGACTGCGCCGTCAGGGAGTAGGTGCGGCAGCCCGGGCCGTGGCCGGCCTCCTTGCCCGTGCACTCGGCCAGGGTCAGGGAGACCCGCGGCAGGGTGGCGGCCGTGACGGTGGCCGACGCGCTCCCGGCGGCGTTGGTGAGGGTGACCGTGATCGTGTGGTCGGCGCCGGGGGTCAGGCCGGTCGCCGTCGTCGAGCCGCTTTCGGGCTGGCCGGCGGCGATCTCGCGCCCGTCGACCGTGACGGCGGCGGTGGCGGCGGGGTCGGAGGCCTGGGGCACGGACCAGGAGACGGTCAGGTCCGTGGTGGTGGCCCCGGTCACGGTGAGGGTCGGCCGGGCGGGCGCGGTGGCGCGGACCTCGACGGGGTGCGCCGGGGAGGGGACGCACTTGGGCTCGTCGGTGCACGCCGTGACGGTGACGTCGACTCTGCCGTCGCCGGGCAGGGGGATGGTCAGGTCGGCGGCCCCGGCGCCGGGGTCGACGGGCGTGCTGGTCGCCCCGGCGCTGAGCGTGGCGGAGGTGAAGGTGCGCCCGCCCGCGTCGCCCAGCGCCCAGGTGACGTGGAGGCCCGCCTGGGTGGCGGTGACGCCGGTGACGGTGGCGCCGGTGACGGTGGGCGGCTGCGGCGGGCCGACGGGCGTGACCTGGGTGGCGGGCGAGGGCGGCGAGTCGCCGCCGGCGTTGTGGGCGGTGACGGTGACGCTGTAGGTCTGCCCGTTGACCAGGCCCTCGAAGGGCGCCGAGCGGGCCGAGGCGTCCGCCTCCAGGCTCGGCCCGCCGGCCAGGGAGACGGTGTAGCCGGTGATGGGCGAGCCCTCGTTCGCCGGCTCCTGCCAGGAGACCGTGATCCTCCCCGAGCCGTCCGGGGCGGCGGCGGGGGCCGCCGGGGCCTCGGGGGAGGCGTCGACGAGGACGGGGGCGGAGGGCGCCGAGGCGGGCGAGTCGCCCACGTCGTTGTGGGCCACGACGCTGAAGGCGTGCTCGACGCCGTTGGTCAGGCCGGTCAGCTCGCAGGAGGACACGGCGCAGAAGTGGTCCAGGCCCGTGCTCGTGTCGGTCAGGGTGTAGCCGGTGATCGGGGCGCCGTTGTCCGCGCCCGGCTGGAAGGCGACGAGGGCGCGCCCGGCGCCGGTGGCGGATGCGTGCACATCGGTGGGGGCGTCGGGGCGGTCGCGCACGACGAGCCTGACGGTGCCCTCGACGACGCGGTCGGCGTCCCCGGTGGCGTCCATGACCCGGTAGACGACGGTCATCTGGCCGTGGAAGCCCGTGGCGGGGGTGATGTTGAGGGTGGTTCCCTGCGGGTCGGCCGTGCCCCGGCCCACCTGCACGGAGGTGGCGGTAATGCGCAGCGGGGTGGAGGGGAAGGGGTTGATCGTGTACTGGGTGATGTCGATGGCCTCGGTGACGCCGGCCCCGGCGGCCTCGACGACGGCCTCGGAGACCTGGGTCAGCGGCCTGGTCGAGGTCACGATGGTGATGGGGACCTGCGCCTGGACCGCGCCGGAGCCGTCGTCGACGGAGACCGTCAGCGAGCCCGCCGGGCCCTTCTTGTCGGTGGCGGCCTTGACGGACAGGACGTGCCCGTCCAGGGTCGCGCTCACGCCGTCGGGGATGCCGGAGACGGCGTAGCCGAAGCCGGCCGGGTCGGCGCCGTCGGGGTCGCGGACCATGAGGGCCAGGTCCTGGGTGACCGCGTCCTCCCCCACGGCGACCCGGATGGGCGTGGGCTTGAGGACGGGCGGGGTGTTGCGGGCGGTGTCGACCCGCAGGGGCAGGGTCAGGGTCGCCGACAGCGCCGAGTCGTCGTCGGCGGCGCCGTCGCGCACCGTGAAGGACACCGAGGACCGCCCCGAGTAGTCGGCGGACACGTGGAAGGCGATGTGGGTCTCGTCGGTCAGGGAGATGCCGGGGTCCACGCCGGTGGAGGCCGTCACGGTGGCCGGGTCGGTGATGCGGGGGGTGCGCCCGGAGCGGGTGAGCACGTAGTCGCGCACGTCGAGGACCACGTCCTCCCCGGAGCGCACGGTCACCGGGACGCGGGTGGAGTCCAGGACGGGGCCGGTCAGGTCGGTCCCGGGCACGGACACGACGGCGGAGGCGCTCAGCCCGTCGGCGTCGGTGACGGTGTAGACCACCAGGCGGCGCCGCTCGCCGGGGGTGATGAGCAGCTGGTCGCCGGACACGGACACCCCCTCGCCGCGGGCGGAGACCGTCAGCCCGGAGCGGTCCGCGTCCGGGTCCTCGTCATTGGCCAGGACGTCCACGCGCACGGCGCCGTCCGCGGGCAGGTCGGCCAGGGCCACGGTGTCGTCGCGGGCGAGGGGCGCCTGGAGGGGAGCGTCGGCGTCGACGTTGACGGTCAGGGAGCCGCGGGCGACGCCCCCGCGCGAGTCGGAGATGCCGTAGGAGACGAGGTAGGAGCCCTCCCGGGCGGGGGTGTGCAGGGAGACGTAGGGGCTGGAGGCGGTGGGCTCCAGGGAGTCGTCGGCGACCTCGAGCGAGTCGGGCACCAGGGCGATGGGGTCGCCGTCGGCGTCCAGGTCGTTGCGGGTGACATTGACCGACAGGCGCCGGTCGGGCCGGGTGAGCACGACGTCGTTCTGGGCGACGGGGGCCTGGTTGTACTCGCTGGGCGGGGCCACCCCCACGCGCACGCGGGCCACCGCCTGCTTGCCCTGGCGGTCCTCGACGATGTAGGTGAACACGTCGGTCCCGCCCGAGCCGGTGGTCGCCGGGGTGTACTCCAGCCACTCGGTGCCCAGCTCGACCGTGCCCCGGGCCGGGGACTGCTCGATGCCCACCAGTGTCACCGAGTCGCCGTCGGGGTCGATGCCGCTGAGCGGTACGGGTATGCGGGTGGTCTCCCCGCTGACGGCCCAGGCGGTCAGGGCCTGCGGCCGGGGCGCGGCGTTGGCCTGCCCGGAGGCCACGACCTCGAAGGTGACGGTGGAGGTGGCCGAGTTCCCGGCGGAGTCGCGCACGGTGTAGGCCACCTGGAGCGTGCCGGGGGCCGACCCGGCCTCCAGGCGCACCAGGTTGCCGGTGACGAAGGGGGTGCCGACGGCGCCGTCGGAGGTGTAGACGAGCTCGGGGTCCACGGTCAGGGTCAGTCCCGCCGGGGAGGCGTCATTGGCCAGGACGTCGACCCCGCCGACGTCGCCGACGCGGACCCTGGCCGAGTCCGGCTGGAGCTGGGGCGGGCGCTTGTCGTCCTCGGCGGGGGCGGGCACGACGGTGACGCGGGCGGTGGCGCTGGCCTGCCCGTTGGAGACCGTGTAGGGCACCGAGACGGGGGCGTCGAGGCCGGCCGGGGCGCTCACGCGCAGCAGGTGGCGGTCCAGGAGGGTGACCTCCAGGTCGTCGGGGACCTCGATGCTCTGCACCACGAGCACCCCGCCGGCCGGGTCGGAGTCGTTGGCCAGTGGGGCCACGAGCGCCGAGCCGCCGGCGGGCAGGACGCCCAGGTCGTCCTCGGCCACGGGCACGGCCTGGGAGTCCACGGGGACGACGTCGACCCTGATGACGCCCAGGGTGGTGGACGGCCCGTCGGAGACGGTGTAGGTGAACTGGTAGGAGCCGGGCACCGACGAGGAGAAGGAGACGGTGCCCAGGGACAGGTCCGGGGTCAGGGCGGTGCCCTCCGGGGCGACCGACAGGGCCACCAGGCTCAGGGAGTCGCCGTTGGCGTCGGTGTCGTTGGCCAGGGGCTCGAGGGTGAGGGGCTCGCCGCTGCGGGCCACGTAGAAGTCGGCGTTGGCGGTGGGCGGGATATTGCCGGCGTCGCGCACGTCAACGGTCAGGGTCCCGGTGGTGGGCCGGGTGCCGTCGGAGACGACGACGGTGACGGTCCTGGTCCCGGGCCCGCCGCCCAGGTCGTGCAGCGAGACGGTGCCGTCCTCGTTGGAGCGCACCTCCAGGCCCTCGGAGCCGGTGGCGGACACGAGGTAGATCTGGTCGCCGTCGGGGTCGATCCAGTCGGTCAGGACGTTGTAGTCGATCTGGGCGTTGGCGCCCAGTTTGATCGCGGGGTCGCGCAGCTGGGTGGGGCCCTCGTTCTGGCTCCAGGGGTGAACGGTCACGGTGACGGTGGCGGTGTCGACGGCCCGCCCGTCGGAGGCCTCGTAGGTGAAGGTGGTCGAGCCGGTGCGGTCCTCCTCCACGCCGGTGATCTGGAGGGCGCGCCCGCCGCGGGTGGCGGCGACGGCGCCGAAGCCCGGCTCGGAGGTGGCGGCGGCGGTCAGGACGTCGCCGTCGGGGTCGGAGTCGTTCTGGAGCACGGGCAGGGTGGCGGTGCGCCCGGGCCGCACGCCGAAGGAGTCGTCGACGGCGTCGGGCGGGGTGTTCTCCTCGTTGCGCTCGGGGTCGGCGATCTCGTCGGTGGTGTCCGGGGAGTCCTCGAGGTTCTCCTGCTCGGTGAGCTGCTTGTCGACCTCGTCCCAGTTGTCCATGAGGACCATGTTCTCGTCGGGCAGCCACACCGTGCCCGAGCCGGTGCTGTTGAGAATAATGCGGGTCCGGTTGGTGCGGAAGACGACGTCGGGGCCGGCGGCGGCGAGCGTGTCCACCGTCATGGAGGTGGAGGCGGAGGCGTCGTCGCACACGCGCCGGTAGGCGCCCGAGCCGGACCAGGCGGCGTAGTCGCAGCCCCGGTGGCGCACGGGGGGCGCGGGCGTGCCGGAGTCGCCGCCGGAGGTCGCCTGGACCGAGGTGACCTCCCCGCCGTCCAGGGGCACGGACAGCAGGGCGGTGGGCGTGGCGATGAGGACGGCGTCGGCGTCGGGGCCGGGCGCCTGGAGGACCGAGCCGGCGCCCACGCCCTGGGCGCGCAGGTCGCGCACGGAGCCGTCGGGCAGGACGAGGGTGCCGGCGTCGGCGTCCAGGGCCACGGGCCTGTCGCCGACGGCGGTCAGGGTCAGGGAGGCGGTCTGCGGCAGGCCGGTGATGGTCGTGGACTGGGCCGTGTCGACGCGCCCGCCGGGCTGCACGACGACGAAGCGGCCCGCGGCGGCGGACACGGCCATGACCGCGCCGTCGGTGGAGGCGGTCACGGCCCCGCCGTCCATGTCGGTGGCCACGGCGGTGGCGGGGGTGAAGGCCGTGGAGGCGGGCGCGGAGGCGGAGGCGACCCACAGGTCGCCCTCGTCGGGGTCGAGCACGCCGACGCGATCGCCGCCCTGGACGGCCACGGCGGTGTCGGGCAGGGAGACGGCGGCGCCCACGGAGACCTCGGCGACGGCGATGGGGGCGACGGAGCCGGCGACGAGGTCGGACAGGGTGACGGTTTCGCCGGCCTGGCCGATGTCGAAGTCCGCGGTGTCGGTGCGCAGCGCGGAGTCCAGGGTGCGCGAGTCGTAGTTGAGGTGGCCCACCAGCTGGCGGGACTCGTTGGTGACCCAGATGCCGCCGTCGTCGACGTCGACCTCGGCGGTGGGCATGCCCCGGTAGGCCACGGCCAGGCCGGAGACAATGAGGGAGACGACAATGACCGCGATGGCGGGCAGGCGCCGGGCCAGGCGCCGCACCGCGCGGGGGCCGGCGGGCCTGGCCGCGCGGGAGCGGGGGACCCGGGGGCGGCCTTCGCGCGGGACCGGGAGGACCCCGGGGTGGCCTTCGCGCGGGACCTGGGGGCGGTCATGGTCACCTTCCTCACGGCGTCGAGGCCGGTGTGCTCGGGGGCGGGACAGGAGTATGCGGCCATCATCGTTCACCGGGGCGGCGCCGGTCCAGTCGGGCCGGGCGGGACGGGGCCCGGGCGGCGCGGGCCGAGCGGGTCGGCGTGTGGGATGCCGCCGACGACGCCGAGCGCCGCAGTCCGGGCGGCGCGGGGAGCGGGGCGGCGAGACGCGGGCGGCATCGGACGGGTCGCCTCAGCGGTCGGCTCTGGGGTAGCCGGCCTGCCACGGATACCGATCCAGGATCTCGTTCAGCCTCCCCTCATCCAGGAAGGTTATTCTG is part of the Actinomyces sp. oral taxon 414 genome and encodes:
- a CDS encoding Ig-like domain-containing protein, encoding MRRLARRLPAIAVIVVSLIVSGLAVAYRGMPTAEVDVDDGGIWVTNESRQLVGHLNYDSRTLDSALRTDTADFDIGQAGETVTLSDLVAGSVAPIAVAEVSVGAAVSLPDTAVAVQGGDRVGVLDPDEGDLWVASASAPASTAFTPATAVATDMDGGAVTASTDGAVMAVSAAAGRFVVVQPGGRVDTAQSTTITGLPQTASLTLTAVGDRPVALDADAGTLVLPDGSVRDLRAQGVGAGSVLQAPGPDADAVLIATPTALLSVPLDGGEVTSVQATSGGDSGTPAPPVRHRGCDYAAWSGSGAYRRVCDDASASTSMTVDTLAAAGPDVVFRTNRTRIILNSTGSGTVWLPDENMVLMDNWDEVDKQLTEQENLEDSPDTTDEIADPERNEENTPPDAVDDSFGVRPGRTATLPVLQNDSDPDGDVLTAAATSEPGFGAVAATRGGRALQITGVEEDRTGSTTFTYEASDGRAVDTATVTVTVHPWSQNEGPTQLRDPAIKLGANAQIDYNVLTDWIDPDGDQIYLVSATGSEGLEVRSNEDGTVSLHDLGGGPGTRTVTVVVSDGTRPTTGTLTVDVRDAGNIPPTANADFYVARSGEPLTLEPLANDTDANGDSLSLVALSVAPEGTALTPDLSLGTVSFSSSVPGSYQFTYTVSDGPSTTLGVIRVDVVPVDSQAVPVAEDDLGVLPAGGSALVAPLANDSDPAGGVLVVQSIEVPDDLEVTLLDRHLLRVSAPAGLDAPVSVPYTVSNGQASATARVTVVPAPAEDDKRPPQLQPDSARVRVGDVGGVDVLANDASPAGLTLTVDPELVYTSDGAVGTPFVTGNLVRLEAGSAPGTLQVAYTVRDSAGNSATSTVTFEVVASGQANAAPRPQALTAWAVSGETTRIPVPLSGIDPDGDSVTLVGIEQSPARGTVELGTEWLEYTPATTGSGGTDVFTYIVEDRQGKQAVARVRVGVAPPSEYNQAPVAQNDVVLTRPDRRLSVNVTRNDLDADGDPIALVPDSLEVADDSLEPTASSPYVSLHTPAREGSYLVSYGISDSRGGVARGSLTVNVDADAPLQAPLARDDTVALADLPADGAVRVDVLANDEDPDADRSGLTVSARGEGVSVSGDQLLITPGERRRLVVYTVTDADGLSASAVVSVPGTDLTGPVLDSTRVPVTVRSGEDVVLDVRDYVLTRSGRTPRITDPATVTASTGVDPGISLTDETHIAFHVSADYSGRSSVSFTVRDGAADDDSALSATLTLPLRVDTARNTPPVLKPTPIRVAVGEDAVTQDLALMVRDPDGADPAGFGYAVSGIPDGVSATLDGHVLSVKAATDKKGPAGSLTVSVDDGSGAVQAQVPITIVTSTRPLTQVSEAVVEAAGAGVTEAIDITQYTINPFPSTPLRITATSVQVGRGTADPQGTTLNITPATGFHGQMTVVYRVMDATGDADRVVEGTVRLVVRDRPDAPTDVHASATGAGRALVAFQPGADNGAPITGYTLTDTSTGLDHFCAVSSCELTGLTNGVEHAFSVVAHNDVGDSPASAPSAPVLVDASPEAPAAPAAAPDGSGRITVSWQEPANEGSPITGYTVSLAGGPSLEADASARSAPFEGLVNGQTYSVTVTAHNAGGDSPPSPATQVTPVGPPQPPTVTGATVTGVTATQAGLHVTWALGDAGGRTFTSATLSAGATSTPVDPGAGAADLTIPLPGDGRVDVTVTACTDEPKCVPSPAHPVEVRATAPARPTLTVTGATTTDLTVSWSVPQASDPAATAAVTVDGREIAAGQPESGSTTATGLTPGADHTITVTLTNAAGSASATVTAATLPRVSLTLAECTGKEAGHGPGCRTYSLTAQSWPASLGSMTCTVASDLTDPANPNRPLTAPAVTLTGTTPVPSGIAVGYTTQGALDAHAAELVTCTGP